One Mucilaginibacter ginkgonis genomic region harbors:
- a CDS encoding RagB/SusD family nutrient uptake outer membrane protein, producing MKKRYFLITAAFLAGVSLTSCKKSLNTPQDSVTQEQAAGSAAYLNSIVLGTYASLQTIAQENTILQTADETTDGIIVPTRGTDWGDGGKWLALYQHTYNAANDNISNSWNNCYDAIGAINITLGLLKGLPQTTSTAYSTNELRVLRAYYYMQLVTNFGNIPLLTSASQDATTVKTTAAKDVFTYLITELQDAGPKLSAKTPAADPSQYGRINRWGAYFLLAKLYLNQNVITGTTDNTGYQNADKYCDSLIQKSGYSLQGDFLSNFSSNNTNSPENIFVIPFDHINAPGLHIQMTTLHYNQAPKYKLESTGGPWNGFTTSAENYARFNNADTRKQGWQAGQQYAADGVTPLLLRDGKTPLFFTSTIGNIASAAENEGVRVQKFQITPGSQNQDADFPLMRYADVLLMKAETQLRLGNTGTSLTYTAPVRARANMPNFTAAAYNADSLLNERGREFAYEGWRRQDMIRFGRFGDARTFKPADPDKHYQLMPIPTSAIQKNPNLTQNPGY from the coding sequence ATGAAAAAGAGATATTTCTTAATCACAGCAGCTTTTCTTGCAGGCGTAAGCTTAACGTCTTGCAAAAAGTCTCTCAACACTCCGCAAGATTCTGTTACACAGGAGCAAGCGGCGGGTAGCGCAGCTTACCTTAACTCAATTGTGTTGGGTACGTATGCCAGCTTACAAACTATAGCTCAAGAGAACACTATACTACAAACTGCAGACGAAACTACGGATGGTATCATTGTACCAACCCGTGGTACAGACTGGGGTGATGGTGGTAAATGGTTAGCCTTGTATCAGCACACTTATAACGCGGCAAATGACAACATTTCAAACTCCTGGAATAACTGCTATGACGCTATTGGTGCAATCAATATCACCCTTGGCCTTTTAAAAGGTTTGCCGCAAACAACCAGTACAGCTTATTCAACTAATGAGTTGCGTGTGTTACGTGCATATTACTATATGCAATTGGTAACCAACTTTGGTAACATACCGTTGTTGACTTCTGCTTCTCAAGACGCTACTACCGTTAAAACAACTGCTGCAAAAGATGTATTTACATATTTAATTACAGAGTTGCAAGACGCTGGTCCTAAATTAAGCGCTAAAACTCCGGCTGCAGATCCAAGCCAGTATGGCCGTATTAACCGTTGGGGTGCGTACTTTTTGTTAGCTAAATTATATTTGAATCAAAACGTAATTACAGGTACAACTGATAACACAGGCTATCAAAACGCTGATAAGTATTGCGACTCTTTGATCCAGAAATCTGGTTACAGCTTGCAAGGCGATTTCTTGTCGAACTTTAGCAGCAACAATACTAATTCACCAGAGAACATTTTTGTAATTCCGTTCGATCACATTAATGCACCTGGTCTTCACATCCAGATGACCACCTTGCACTATAACCAAGCTCCTAAATATAAATTAGAGAGTACGGGTGGTCCATGGAATGGTTTTACTACATCTGCAGAAAACTATGCAAGGTTTAACAATGCAGATACCCGTAAACAAGGTTGGCAAGCAGGTCAGCAATATGCTGCTGACGGTGTAACACCACTTTTATTACGTGATGGTAAAACGCCGTTATTCTTCACTTCTACAATTGGCAACATTGCCTCTGCTGCAGAAAACGAAGGTGTACGTGTTCAAAAATTCCAGATCACTCCGGGTTCTCAGAACCAGGATGCAGACTTCCCGTTAATGCGTTATGCTGACGTGTTGTTAATGAAAGCCGAGACTCAATTACGTTTGGGTAACACTGGTACTTCTTTAACTTATACCGCGCCTGTACGCGCAAGGGCCAACATGCCAAACTTCACAGCTGCTGCTTACAATGCAGATTCATTGTTAAATGAGCGTGGCCGCGAGTTTGCTTACGAAGGATGGAGAAGACAAGACATGATCCGTTTCGGTCGTTTCGGTGACGCGCGTACGTTTAAACCAGCTGACCCTGATAAGCATTATCAGTTAATGCCTATCCCAACTTCGGCTATCCAAAAGAACCCTAACTTAACTCAAAATCCGGGTTATTAA
- a CDS encoding SusC/RagA family TonB-linked outer membrane protein — MHLKNLLKLFFFAVFCLALHPAMAQNKVITGKVTDAKDGSTLPGVAIVASGTSIGGATDVNGNFRISVPSNTTTLVFTYLGYSRKEVAVTGDVVNVSMESTNTSLNEVLVVGFGTVRKKDATGAVVKVSSGDFVQGVTTNPLQQLQGKAPGVVITTFDGDPNSNPTVRIRGTASLSGGNDPLYVIDGIEGADIRSVSPNDIESFDVLKDASAAAIYGSRAAGGVILITTKTGKAGKAQVDVNSYVATESPLKLPEFADRNLYLQLYQQVKGTAMPTGTTTTSDQGANTNWFKLITRTAFTHNENVAISGGSEKGHYRGSISYIDQQGIAYNYRKDLNARLNLDQKALNDKLLITMNISGSHTQSKFVETPGQNGGDNNVFLNALSVPSVISPYNLAGVANDPALNPNNYQSISNTQEANPLPLLFYTQNRNTISRINGNLRLDYNLTKEITLSPFANATRDNGYGYIYYPPGPLVKPIADQFGYTPQLTSTGDIDRQSTMATTSTFGGYANYKGVFGKSRLNVTAGAERYQTNYQGLRVGAHDFANINLPNENIGAANAITNKDIASYDNGYILNSIFGRIEYNYNDKYYITGNARYDHSNKLGINNQGQVFPSGSVAWNIGSEEFLKDTRWLTSLKLRAGYGQVGNQDAISPYNSQFLFGSTGTLYYDGTSGQFLSRNFAVQNANADLRWEVVSTTNFGADFSLFNGRLNGSIEVFDRKTDHLLFNYTVPTGSQFFVNNILANIGSLDNRGFEFNVNGKIIARKDFTWNAAVNFGLVRNKITNLSGSLNGTNFNVTQTYTNGGTGGLGISGQVSQIGYLKVGMPIGTLLLPEYAGQDAQGRQLFWKYGANGTRTAVTDLSTLNYADDGSTQDRKFYTTDPKFTYSINNSFTYKNWDLNIFLRGQYGSKAFNETYMDYTDLDKVGVYGILKDAAKYNITSPAQPSTFWLQSTSFLKVQSANLGYTFGIAPNNYISRIHVYVAGNNIYTFTPYKGLDPEVFTSGIYAGIDRRQNYPRPRQFSFGVNFTLK; from the coding sequence ATGCATTTAAAGAATTTACTTAAACTATTTTTCTTTGCTGTATTTTGTTTAGCCCTGCACCCCGCAATGGCGCAGAACAAAGTAATTACAGGTAAAGTTACCGATGCCAAAGACGGCTCGACCCTGCCGGGCGTTGCAATAGTTGCAAGCGGCACTTCTATTGGTGGCGCAACTGATGTAAACGGTAATTTCCGTATTTCAGTTCCATCAAACACTACAACGCTAGTATTTACTTATTTAGGTTACTCACGTAAAGAAGTAGCCGTAACCGGCGACGTAGTTAACGTATCTATGGAATCAACAAATACATCTCTTAACGAGGTGTTGGTGGTTGGTTTCGGTACTGTACGTAAAAAAGACGCTACCGGTGCTGTTGTTAAAGTATCATCAGGCGATTTCGTACAAGGTGTTACTACTAACCCGTTACAACAGTTACAAGGTAAAGCGCCTGGTGTAGTGATCACTACATTTGATGGAGACCCTAACTCAAACCCAACCGTACGTATCCGTGGTACCGCTTCATTATCAGGTGGTAACGATCCGTTATACGTAATTGACGGTATCGAGGGTGCAGACATCCGTTCTGTATCTCCTAATGATATCGAGTCTTTTGACGTATTGAAAGATGCATCTGCTGCTGCTATTTACGGTTCACGTGCTGCAGGCGGTGTTATCTTAATTACCACTAAAACCGGTAAAGCAGGTAAAGCTCAGGTAGATGTAAACTCTTACGTAGCTACTGAATCTCCTTTAAAATTGCCTGAGTTTGCAGACCGTAACTTGTACCTGCAATTGTACCAGCAAGTTAAAGGTACTGCTATGCCTACAGGTACTACTACAACAAGCGACCAGGGAGCTAATACCAATTGGTTTAAGTTAATTACCCGCACCGCATTTACTCATAACGAGAACGTTGCAATCTCAGGTGGTTCAGAAAAAGGCCATTATCGTGGATCTATCAGCTATATAGATCAACAAGGTATTGCTTACAACTATCGTAAAGACTTAAACGCACGTTTAAACTTGGACCAAAAGGCTTTAAATGATAAGTTATTGATTACCATGAACATTTCTGGTTCTCATACACAATCTAAGTTTGTTGAAACTCCGGGTCAAAACGGTGGCGACAATAACGTGTTCCTTAACGCGCTGTCTGTACCATCTGTTATCAGCCCTTACAATTTGGCCGGTGTTGCAAATGATCCTGCTCTTAATCCTAACAATTATCAGTCTATCAGCAACACTCAAGAAGCTAACCCGCTTCCACTGTTGTTCTATACGCAAAACAGAAACACCATCAGCCGTATCAATGGTAACCTACGTTTAGACTATAACTTAACCAAAGAAATTACCCTGAGCCCGTTTGCAAACGCAACAAGAGATAACGGTTACGGTTATATCTACTATCCTCCGGGTCCGTTGGTTAAACCAATTGCAGATCAATTTGGCTATACCCCACAATTGACCAGCACAGGTGATATCGATCGCCAGTCAACCATGGCAACTACATCAACTTTTGGCGGTTACGCTAATTACAAAGGTGTTTTTGGCAAAAGCAGGTTAAATGTTACAGCAGGTGCCGAGCGTTACCAAACTAACTACCAGGGTTTACGTGTTGGTGCTCACGATTTTGCAAACATCAACTTACCCAACGAAAACATTGGTGCAGCAAACGCGATCACTAACAAAGACATCGCATCTTACGATAACGGTTATATCTTAAATTCGATCTTCGGTCGTATCGAGTATAACTACAACGATAAATACTACATCACAGGTAACGCCCGTTACGATCACTCAAATAAATTGGGTATCAACAACCAGGGCCAGGTATTCCCTTCTGGTAGTGTTGCATGGAACATCGGCAGCGAAGAGTTCTTGAAAGACACCCGTTGGTTAACTTCATTGAAACTACGTGCCGGTTATGGCCAGGTAGGTAACCAGGATGCCATCAGCCCTTACAACTCACAATTCTTGTTCGGTTCAACCGGTACATTATATTATGATGGTACTTCTGGCCAGTTCTTGAGCCGCAACTTCGCTGTTCAGAACGCTAACGCCGATTTACGTTGGGAAGTTGTATCTACAACTAACTTCGGCGCAGATTTCAGCTTATTTAACGGCCGCTTAAACGGTAGCATCGAGGTGTTCGACAGAAAGACCGACCACCTGTTATTTAACTATACAGTACCTACGGGTAGCCAGTTCTTCGTAAATAATATCCTTGCTAACATTGGTTCATTAGACAACAGAGGTTTTGAGTTTAACGTAAATGGTAAGATCATTGCCCGCAAAGACTTTACCTGGAACGCTGCTGTAAACTTTGGTTTAGTACGTAACAAGATCACTAACCTATCCGGTAGTCTTAACGGTACAAATTTTAACGTAACGCAAACCTACACTAACGGAGGCACAGGTGGTTTAGGTATCAGCGGTCAGGTTTCACAAATTGGTTACCTGAAAGTTGGTATGCCTATTGGTACTTTATTGTTACCTGAATATGCTGGTCAGGATGCTCAAGGCCGCCAATTATTCTGGAAATATGGAGCCAATGGCACTCGCACTGCGGTTACAGACCTAAGTACTTTAAATTACGCTGATGATGGCAGCACGCAAGACCGTAAGTTCTACACAACTGATCCTAAATTTACTTATAGCATCAACAACAGCTTTACTTACAAAAACTGGGATCTGAACATCTTTTTACGTGGCCAGTACGGTAGCAAAGCGTTTAACGAAACTTACATGGACTATACCGACTTGGATAAAGTAGGCGTATACGGTATCTTGAAAGACGCAGCTAAATATAACATCACCAGCCCTGCACAGCCATCTACTTTCTGGTTGCAGAGCACTTCATTCTTAAAAGTACAAAGTGCTAACCTTGGTTATACTTTTGGCATTGCTCCAAACAACTATATCAGCAGAATCCACGTATATGTTGCAGGTAACAATATCTACACGTTTACACCGTATAAAGGTCTTGATCCCGAAGTATTTACTTCTGGTATCTACGCCGGTATAGACAGAAGACAAAATTACCCACGTCCACGTCAATTCTCATTTGGTGTGAACTTTACGCTTAAATAA